In Castor canadensis chromosome 11, mCasCan1.hap1v2, whole genome shotgun sequence, a single genomic region encodes these proteins:
- the Thbs3 gene encoding thrombospondin-3 isoform X3 — METQELRWALALLLLCSFASASQDLQVIDLLTVGESRQMVAVAEKIRTALLTAGDIYLLSTFRLPPKQGGVLFGLYSRQDNTRWLEASVVGKINKVLVRYQREDGKVHAVNLQQAGLADGRTHTALLRLRGPSRPSPGLQLYVDCKLGDQHAGLPALAPIPPAEVNGLEIRTGQKAYLRMQGFVESMKIILGGSMARVGALSECPFQGDESIHNAVTNALQSILGEGNVPHSKHHYGVSGFHEQRSHCSPNPCFRGVDCMEVYEYPGYRCGPCPPGLQGNGTHCDDINECAHADPCFPGSNCINTMPGFHCEACPRGYKGTRVSGVGIDYARASKQVCNDIDECNDGNNGGCDPNSICTNTVGSFKCGPCRLGFLGNQSQGCLPARTCHSPAHSPCHVHAHCLFERNGAVSCQCNVGWAGNGNVCGPDTDIDGYPDQALPCMDNNKHCKQDNCLLTPNSGQEDADNDGVGDQCDDDADGDGIKNVEDNCRLFPNKDQQNSDTDSFGDACDNCPNVPNNDQKDTDGNGEGDACDNDVDGDGIPNGLDNCPKVPNPLQTDRDEDGVGDACDSCPEMSNPTQTDADSDLVGDVCDTNEDSDGDGHQDTKDNCPQLPNSSQLDSDNDGLGDECDGDDDNDGVPDYVPPGPDNCRLVPNPNQKDSDGNGIGDVCEDDFDNDAVVDPLDVCPESAEVTLTDFRAYQTVVLDPEGDAQIDPNWVVLNQGMEIVQTMNSDPGLAVGYTAFNGVDFEGTFHVNTVTDDDYAGFLFSYQDSGRFYVVMWKQTEQTYWQATPFRAVAQPGLQLKAVTSVSGPGEHLRNALWHTGHTPDQVRLLWTDPRNVGWRDKTSYRWQLLHRPQVGYIRVKLYEGPQLVADSGVIIDTSMRGGRLGVFCFSQENIIWSNLQYRCNDTVPEDFEPFRRQLLQGRV; from the exons ATGGAGACGCAGGAACTTCGGTGGGCCCtggctcttcttcttctttgctcTTTCGCATCTGCCAGTCAGGACCTGCAGG TAATTGACCTACTGACTGTGGGCGAGTCCCGACAGATGGTAGCTGTGGCAGAGAAGATCCGAACAGCCCTACTCACTGCTGGGGACATCTACCTTTTGTCCACCTTCCGCCTGCCCCCCAAGCAGGGTGGTGTCCTCTTTGGCCTCTACTCTCGCCAAGACAACACTCGATGGTTGGAGGCCTCTGTTGTGGGCAAGATCAACAAAG TACTGGTGCGGTATCAGCGGGAAGATGGCAAAGTTCATGCAGTGAATCTACAGCAAGCAGGCCTGGCTGACGGACGCACACACACAGCTCTCCTCCGGCTCCGAGGACCATCCCGACCCAGCCCTGGCTTGCAGCTCTATGTGGACTGCAAACTGGGTGACCAACATGCTGGTCTTCCAGCACTGGCCCCCATTCCTCCAGCAGAGGTCAATGGGCTGGAGATTAGGACTGGACAGAAGGCTTATCTGAGGATGCAG GGCTTTGTGGAATCCATGAAAATTATTCTGGGCGGGTCGATGGCCCGAGTAGGAGCCCTAAGTGAGTGTCCATTCCAAGGGGATGAGTCCATCCACAATGCAG TGACCAATGCACTGCAATCCATTCTAG GTGAAGGAAATGTCCCTCATTCGAAACACCATTATGGAGTGTCAG GCTTCCACGAGCAGCGTTCTCACTGCAGCCCCAATCCCTGCTTCCGAGGCGTGGACTGCATGGAAGTGTACGAGTACCCGGGCTACCGCTGTGGGCCCTGTCCCCCCGGCCTGCAGGGCAACGGCACCCACTGCGATGACATCAACGAG TGTGCTCATGCTGACCCCTGTTTCCCGGGCTCCAATTGCATCAACACCATGCCTGGTTTCCACTGTGAGGCCTGTCCTAGAGGATACAAGGGCACCCGGGTGTCTGGTGTAGGCATCGACTATGCCCGGGCCAGCAAACAG GTCTGCAATGACATTGATGAATGCAATGATGGTAACAATGGTGGCTGTGACCCAAACTCCATCTGCACCAACACTGTG GGATCTTTCAAATGTGGTCCCTGCCGCCTGGGTTTCCTGGGCAACCAGAGTCAAGGTTGCCTCCCAGCAAGGACCTGCCATAGCCCAGCCCACAGCCCCTGTCACGTCCATGCTCACTGTCTTTTTGAACGCAACGGTGCAGTGTCCTGCCAG TGTAATGTGGGCTGGGCAGGGAACGGGAATGTGTGTGGACCTGACACGGACATTGATGGCTACCCGGACCAGGCACTTCCCTGCATGGACAACAACAAACATTGCAAGCAG GACAATTGCCTTTTGACACCCAACTCTGGGCAGGAAGATGCTGACAATGATGGTGTGGGGGACCAGTGTGATGATGATGCTGACGGGGACGGGATCAAGAACGTTGAG GACAACTGCCGACTGTTCCCCAACAAGGATCAGCAAAACTCAGATACAGATTCATTTGGTGATGCCTGTGACAACTGCCCCAATGTTCCCAACAATGACCAGAAGGACACAGATGGCAATGGAGAAGGAGATGCCTGTGACAACGACGTGGATGGGGATG GTATCCCCAATGGATTAGACAATTGTCCTAAAGTACCCAACCCATTACAGACTGACAGGGATGAGGATGGAGTGGGGGATGCTTGTGATAGCTGCCCTGAAATGAGCAATCCTACCCAG ACAGATGCAGACAGCGACCTCGTGGGGGATGTCTGTGACACCAATGAAGACAG TGATGGGGATGGGCATCAGGATACCAAGGACAACTGCCCACAACTGCCGAACAGCTCCCAGCTGGACTCAGACAATGATGGACTTGGAGATGAATGTGATGGAGATGATGACAACGATGGTGTCCCAGATTATGTGCCACCTGGTCCTGATAACTGTCGCCTGGTACCCAATCCCAATCAGAAGGACTCAGATG GCAATGGCATTGGTGATGTGTGTGAGGATGACTTTGACAACGATGCGGTGGTTGATCCTCTGGACGTGTGTCCTGAAAGTGCAGAGGTAACCCTCACGGATTTTCGAGCCTATCAGACCGTCGTCCTGGACCCTGAGGGTGATGCTCAGATTGACCCAAACTGGGTCGTGCTCAATCAG GGCATGGAAATCGTTCAGACCATGAACAGTGACCCTGGCCTGGCAGTTG gatACACAGCCTTCAATGGTGTGGACTTTGAAGGCACCTTCCACGTGAACACAGTAACTGATGATGACTACGCAGGCTTTCTCTTCAGTTACCAGGATAGTGGCCGCTTTTATGTGGTCATGTGGAAGCAAACGGAACAGACCTACTGGCAAGCCACACCTTTCCGGGCTGTtgcccagcctgggctgcagctCAAG GCAGTGACATCAGTGTCTGGCCCAGGTGAGCACCTTCGGAATGCTTTGTGGCATACTGGCCACACCCCTGATCAGGTACGACTGCTGTGGACTGATCCACGAAATGTAGGTTGGCGTGACAAGACCTCTTATCGTTGGCAGCTGCTTCACCGGCCCCAAGTTGGCTACATTCG
- the Thbs3 gene encoding thrombospondin-3 isoform X1: protein METQELRWALALLLLCSFASASQDLQVIDLLTVGESRQMVAVAEKIRTALLTAGDIYLLSTFRLPPKQGGVLFGLYSRQDNTRWLEASVVGKINKVLVRYQREDGKVHAVNLQQAGLADGRTHTALLRLRGPSRPSPGLQLYVDCKLGDQHAGLPALAPIPPAEVNGLEIRTGQKAYLRMQGFVESMKIILGGSMARVGALSECPFQGDESIHNAVTNALQSILGEQTKALVTQLTLFNQILVELRDDIRDQVKEMSLIRNTIMECQVCGFHEQRSHCSPNPCFRGVDCMEVYEYPGYRCGPCPPGLQGNGTHCDDINECAHADPCFPGSNCINTMPGFHCEACPRGYKGTRVSGVGIDYARASKQVCNDIDECNDGNNGGCDPNSICTNTVGSFKCGPCRLGFLGNQSQGCLPARTCHSPAHSPCHVHAHCLFERNGAVSCQCNVGWAGNGNVCGPDTDIDGYPDQALPCMDNNKHCKQDNCLLTPNSGQEDADNDGVGDQCDDDADGDGIKNVEDNCRLFPNKDQQNSDTDSFGDACDNCPNVPNNDQKDTDGNGEGDACDNDVDGDGIPNGLDNCPKVPNPLQTDRDEDGVGDACDSCPEMSNPTQTDADSDLVGDVCDTNEDSDGDGHQDTKDNCPQLPNSSQLDSDNDGLGDECDGDDDNDGVPDYVPPGPDNCRLVPNPNQKDSDGNGIGDVCEDDFDNDAVVDPLDVCPESAEVTLTDFRAYQTVVLDPEGDAQIDPNWVVLNQGMEIVQTMNSDPGLAVGYTAFNGVDFEGTFHVNTVTDDDYAGFLFSYQDSGRFYVVMWKQTEQTYWQATPFRAVAQPGLQLKAVTSVSGPGEHLRNALWHTGHTPDQVRLLWTDPRNVGWRDKTSYRWQLLHRPQVGYIRVKLYEGPQLVADSGVIIDTSMRGGRLGVFCFSQENIIWSNLQYRCNDTVPEDFEPFRRQLLQGRV, encoded by the exons ATGGAGACGCAGGAACTTCGGTGGGCCCtggctcttcttcttctttgctcTTTCGCATCTGCCAGTCAGGACCTGCAGG TAATTGACCTACTGACTGTGGGCGAGTCCCGACAGATGGTAGCTGTGGCAGAGAAGATCCGAACAGCCCTACTCACTGCTGGGGACATCTACCTTTTGTCCACCTTCCGCCTGCCCCCCAAGCAGGGTGGTGTCCTCTTTGGCCTCTACTCTCGCCAAGACAACACTCGATGGTTGGAGGCCTCTGTTGTGGGCAAGATCAACAAAG TACTGGTGCGGTATCAGCGGGAAGATGGCAAAGTTCATGCAGTGAATCTACAGCAAGCAGGCCTGGCTGACGGACGCACACACACAGCTCTCCTCCGGCTCCGAGGACCATCCCGACCCAGCCCTGGCTTGCAGCTCTATGTGGACTGCAAACTGGGTGACCAACATGCTGGTCTTCCAGCACTGGCCCCCATTCCTCCAGCAGAGGTCAATGGGCTGGAGATTAGGACTGGACAGAAGGCTTATCTGAGGATGCAG GGCTTTGTGGAATCCATGAAAATTATTCTGGGCGGGTCGATGGCCCGAGTAGGAGCCCTAAGTGAGTGTCCATTCCAAGGGGATGAGTCCATCCACAATGCAG TGACCAATGCACTGCAATCCATTCTAG GGGAGCAGACCAAGGCGCTGGTCACCCAACTCACCCTCTTCAACCAGATCCTGGTGGAGCTGCGGGATGACATCCGAGACCAG GTGAAGGAAATGTCCCTCATTCGAAACACCATTATGGAGTGTCAGGTGTGCG GCTTCCACGAGCAGCGTTCTCACTGCAGCCCCAATCCCTGCTTCCGAGGCGTGGACTGCATGGAAGTGTACGAGTACCCGGGCTACCGCTGTGGGCCCTGTCCCCCCGGCCTGCAGGGCAACGGCACCCACTGCGATGACATCAACGAG TGTGCTCATGCTGACCCCTGTTTCCCGGGCTCCAATTGCATCAACACCATGCCTGGTTTCCACTGTGAGGCCTGTCCTAGAGGATACAAGGGCACCCGGGTGTCTGGTGTAGGCATCGACTATGCCCGGGCCAGCAAACAG GTCTGCAATGACATTGATGAATGCAATGATGGTAACAATGGTGGCTGTGACCCAAACTCCATCTGCACCAACACTGTG GGATCTTTCAAATGTGGTCCCTGCCGCCTGGGTTTCCTGGGCAACCAGAGTCAAGGTTGCCTCCCAGCAAGGACCTGCCATAGCCCAGCCCACAGCCCCTGTCACGTCCATGCTCACTGTCTTTTTGAACGCAACGGTGCAGTGTCCTGCCAG TGTAATGTGGGCTGGGCAGGGAACGGGAATGTGTGTGGACCTGACACGGACATTGATGGCTACCCGGACCAGGCACTTCCCTGCATGGACAACAACAAACATTGCAAGCAG GACAATTGCCTTTTGACACCCAACTCTGGGCAGGAAGATGCTGACAATGATGGTGTGGGGGACCAGTGTGATGATGATGCTGACGGGGACGGGATCAAGAACGTTGAG GACAACTGCCGACTGTTCCCCAACAAGGATCAGCAAAACTCAGATACAGATTCATTTGGTGATGCCTGTGACAACTGCCCCAATGTTCCCAACAATGACCAGAAGGACACAGATGGCAATGGAGAAGGAGATGCCTGTGACAACGACGTGGATGGGGATG GTATCCCCAATGGATTAGACAATTGTCCTAAAGTACCCAACCCATTACAGACTGACAGGGATGAGGATGGAGTGGGGGATGCTTGTGATAGCTGCCCTGAAATGAGCAATCCTACCCAG ACAGATGCAGACAGCGACCTCGTGGGGGATGTCTGTGACACCAATGAAGACAG TGATGGGGATGGGCATCAGGATACCAAGGACAACTGCCCACAACTGCCGAACAGCTCCCAGCTGGACTCAGACAATGATGGACTTGGAGATGAATGTGATGGAGATGATGACAACGATGGTGTCCCAGATTATGTGCCACCTGGTCCTGATAACTGTCGCCTGGTACCCAATCCCAATCAGAAGGACTCAGATG GCAATGGCATTGGTGATGTGTGTGAGGATGACTTTGACAACGATGCGGTGGTTGATCCTCTGGACGTGTGTCCTGAAAGTGCAGAGGTAACCCTCACGGATTTTCGAGCCTATCAGACCGTCGTCCTGGACCCTGAGGGTGATGCTCAGATTGACCCAAACTGGGTCGTGCTCAATCAG GGCATGGAAATCGTTCAGACCATGAACAGTGACCCTGGCCTGGCAGTTG gatACACAGCCTTCAATGGTGTGGACTTTGAAGGCACCTTCCACGTGAACACAGTAACTGATGATGACTACGCAGGCTTTCTCTTCAGTTACCAGGATAGTGGCCGCTTTTATGTGGTCATGTGGAAGCAAACGGAACAGACCTACTGGCAAGCCACACCTTTCCGGGCTGTtgcccagcctgggctgcagctCAAG GCAGTGACATCAGTGTCTGGCCCAGGTGAGCACCTTCGGAATGCTTTGTGGCATACTGGCCACACCCCTGATCAGGTACGACTGCTGTGGACTGATCCACGAAATGTAGGTTGGCGTGACAAGACCTCTTATCGTTGGCAGCTGCTTCACCGGCCCCAAGTTGGCTACATTCG
- the Thbs3 gene encoding thrombospondin-3 isoform X4: protein MVAVAEKIRTALLTAGDIYLLSTFRLPPKQGGVLFGLYSRQDNTRWLEASVVGKINKVLVRYQREDGKVHAVNLQQAGLADGRTHTALLRLRGPSRPSPGLQLYVDCKLGDQHAGLPALAPIPPAEVNGLEIRTGQKAYLRMQGFVESMKIILGGSMARVGALSECPFQGDESIHNAVTNALQSILGEQTKALVTQLTLFNQILVELRDDIRDQVKEMSLIRNTIMECQVCGFHEQRSHCSPNPCFRGVDCMEVYEYPGYRCGPCPPGLQGNGTHCDDINECAHADPCFPGSNCINTMPGFHCEACPRGYKGTRVSGVGIDYARASKQVCNDIDECNDGNNGGCDPNSICTNTVGSFKCGPCRLGFLGNQSQGCLPARTCHSPAHSPCHVHAHCLFERNGAVSCQCNVGWAGNGNVCGPDTDIDGYPDQALPCMDNNKHCKQDNCLLTPNSGQEDADNDGVGDQCDDDADGDGIKNVEDNCRLFPNKDQQNSDTDSFGDACDNCPNVPNNDQKDTDGNGEGDACDNDVDGDGIPNGLDNCPKVPNPLQTDRDEDGVGDACDSCPEMSNPTQTDADSDLVGDVCDTNEDSDGDGHQDTKDNCPQLPNSSQLDSDNDGLGDECDGDDDNDGVPDYVPPGPDNCRLVPNPNQKDSDGNGIGDVCEDDFDNDAVVDPLDVCPESAEVTLTDFRAYQTVVLDPEGDAQIDPNWVVLNQGMEIVQTMNSDPGLAVGYTAFNGVDFEGTFHVNTVTDDDYAGFLFSYQDSGRFYVVMWKQTEQTYWQATPFRAVAQPGLQLKAVTSVSGPGEHLRNALWHTGHTPDQVRLLWTDPRNVGWRDKTSYRWQLLHRPQVGYIRVKLYEGPQLVADSGVIIDTSMRGGRLGVFCFSQENIIWSNLQYRCNDTVPEDFEPFRRQLLQGRV from the exons ATGGTAGCTGTGGCAGAGAAGATCCGAACAGCCCTACTCACTGCTGGGGACATCTACCTTTTGTCCACCTTCCGCCTGCCCCCCAAGCAGGGTGGTGTCCTCTTTGGCCTCTACTCTCGCCAAGACAACACTCGATGGTTGGAGGCCTCTGTTGTGGGCAAGATCAACAAAG TACTGGTGCGGTATCAGCGGGAAGATGGCAAAGTTCATGCAGTGAATCTACAGCAAGCAGGCCTGGCTGACGGACGCACACACACAGCTCTCCTCCGGCTCCGAGGACCATCCCGACCCAGCCCTGGCTTGCAGCTCTATGTGGACTGCAAACTGGGTGACCAACATGCTGGTCTTCCAGCACTGGCCCCCATTCCTCCAGCAGAGGTCAATGGGCTGGAGATTAGGACTGGACAGAAGGCTTATCTGAGGATGCAG GGCTTTGTGGAATCCATGAAAATTATTCTGGGCGGGTCGATGGCCCGAGTAGGAGCCCTAAGTGAGTGTCCATTCCAAGGGGATGAGTCCATCCACAATGCAG TGACCAATGCACTGCAATCCATTCTAG GGGAGCAGACCAAGGCGCTGGTCACCCAACTCACCCTCTTCAACCAGATCCTGGTGGAGCTGCGGGATGACATCCGAGACCAG GTGAAGGAAATGTCCCTCATTCGAAACACCATTATGGAGTGTCAGGTGTGCG GCTTCCACGAGCAGCGTTCTCACTGCAGCCCCAATCCCTGCTTCCGAGGCGTGGACTGCATGGAAGTGTACGAGTACCCGGGCTACCGCTGTGGGCCCTGTCCCCCCGGCCTGCAGGGCAACGGCACCCACTGCGATGACATCAACGAG TGTGCTCATGCTGACCCCTGTTTCCCGGGCTCCAATTGCATCAACACCATGCCTGGTTTCCACTGTGAGGCCTGTCCTAGAGGATACAAGGGCACCCGGGTGTCTGGTGTAGGCATCGACTATGCCCGGGCCAGCAAACAG GTCTGCAATGACATTGATGAATGCAATGATGGTAACAATGGTGGCTGTGACCCAAACTCCATCTGCACCAACACTGTG GGATCTTTCAAATGTGGTCCCTGCCGCCTGGGTTTCCTGGGCAACCAGAGTCAAGGTTGCCTCCCAGCAAGGACCTGCCATAGCCCAGCCCACAGCCCCTGTCACGTCCATGCTCACTGTCTTTTTGAACGCAACGGTGCAGTGTCCTGCCAG TGTAATGTGGGCTGGGCAGGGAACGGGAATGTGTGTGGACCTGACACGGACATTGATGGCTACCCGGACCAGGCACTTCCCTGCATGGACAACAACAAACATTGCAAGCAG GACAATTGCCTTTTGACACCCAACTCTGGGCAGGAAGATGCTGACAATGATGGTGTGGGGGACCAGTGTGATGATGATGCTGACGGGGACGGGATCAAGAACGTTGAG GACAACTGCCGACTGTTCCCCAACAAGGATCAGCAAAACTCAGATACAGATTCATTTGGTGATGCCTGTGACAACTGCCCCAATGTTCCCAACAATGACCAGAAGGACACAGATGGCAATGGAGAAGGAGATGCCTGTGACAACGACGTGGATGGGGATG GTATCCCCAATGGATTAGACAATTGTCCTAAAGTACCCAACCCATTACAGACTGACAGGGATGAGGATGGAGTGGGGGATGCTTGTGATAGCTGCCCTGAAATGAGCAATCCTACCCAG ACAGATGCAGACAGCGACCTCGTGGGGGATGTCTGTGACACCAATGAAGACAG TGATGGGGATGGGCATCAGGATACCAAGGACAACTGCCCACAACTGCCGAACAGCTCCCAGCTGGACTCAGACAATGATGGACTTGGAGATGAATGTGATGGAGATGATGACAACGATGGTGTCCCAGATTATGTGCCACCTGGTCCTGATAACTGTCGCCTGGTACCCAATCCCAATCAGAAGGACTCAGATG GCAATGGCATTGGTGATGTGTGTGAGGATGACTTTGACAACGATGCGGTGGTTGATCCTCTGGACGTGTGTCCTGAAAGTGCAGAGGTAACCCTCACGGATTTTCGAGCCTATCAGACCGTCGTCCTGGACCCTGAGGGTGATGCTCAGATTGACCCAAACTGGGTCGTGCTCAATCAG GGCATGGAAATCGTTCAGACCATGAACAGTGACCCTGGCCTGGCAGTTG gatACACAGCCTTCAATGGTGTGGACTTTGAAGGCACCTTCCACGTGAACACAGTAACTGATGATGACTACGCAGGCTTTCTCTTCAGTTACCAGGATAGTGGCCGCTTTTATGTGGTCATGTGGAAGCAAACGGAACAGACCTACTGGCAAGCCACACCTTTCCGGGCTGTtgcccagcctgggctgcagctCAAG GCAGTGACATCAGTGTCTGGCCCAGGTGAGCACCTTCGGAATGCTTTGTGGCATACTGGCCACACCCCTGATCAGGTACGACTGCTGTGGACTGATCCACGAAATGTAGGTTGGCGTGACAAGACCTCTTATCGTTGGCAGCTGCTTCACCGGCCCCAAGTTGGCTACATTCG
- the Thbs3 gene encoding thrombospondin-3 isoform X2, with protein METQELRWALALLLLCSFASASQDLQVIDLLTVGESRQMVAVAEKIRTALLTAGDIYLLSTFRLPPKQGGVLFGLYSRQDNTRWLEASVVGKINKVLVRYQREDGKVHAVNLQQAGLADGRTHTALLRLRGPSRPSPGLQLYVDCKLGDQHAGLPALAPIPPAEVNGLEIRTGQKAYLRMQGFVESMKIILGGSMARVGALSECPFQGDESIHNAVTNALQSILASVSPYCNLNDDPRVADCAHLPGFHEQRSHCSPNPCFRGVDCMEVYEYPGYRCGPCPPGLQGNGTHCDDINECAHADPCFPGSNCINTMPGFHCEACPRGYKGTRVSGVGIDYARASKQVCNDIDECNDGNNGGCDPNSICTNTVGSFKCGPCRLGFLGNQSQGCLPARTCHSPAHSPCHVHAHCLFERNGAVSCQCNVGWAGNGNVCGPDTDIDGYPDQALPCMDNNKHCKQDNCLLTPNSGQEDADNDGVGDQCDDDADGDGIKNVEDNCRLFPNKDQQNSDTDSFGDACDNCPNVPNNDQKDTDGNGEGDACDNDVDGDGIPNGLDNCPKVPNPLQTDRDEDGVGDACDSCPEMSNPTQTDADSDLVGDVCDTNEDSDGDGHQDTKDNCPQLPNSSQLDSDNDGLGDECDGDDDNDGVPDYVPPGPDNCRLVPNPNQKDSDGNGIGDVCEDDFDNDAVVDPLDVCPESAEVTLTDFRAYQTVVLDPEGDAQIDPNWVVLNQGMEIVQTMNSDPGLAVGYTAFNGVDFEGTFHVNTVTDDDYAGFLFSYQDSGRFYVVMWKQTEQTYWQATPFRAVAQPGLQLKAVTSVSGPGEHLRNALWHTGHTPDQVRLLWTDPRNVGWRDKTSYRWQLLHRPQVGYIRVKLYEGPQLVADSGVIIDTSMRGGRLGVFCFSQENIIWSNLQYRCNDTVPEDFEPFRRQLLQGRV; from the exons ATGGAGACGCAGGAACTTCGGTGGGCCCtggctcttcttcttctttgctcTTTCGCATCTGCCAGTCAGGACCTGCAGG TAATTGACCTACTGACTGTGGGCGAGTCCCGACAGATGGTAGCTGTGGCAGAGAAGATCCGAACAGCCCTACTCACTGCTGGGGACATCTACCTTTTGTCCACCTTCCGCCTGCCCCCCAAGCAGGGTGGTGTCCTCTTTGGCCTCTACTCTCGCCAAGACAACACTCGATGGTTGGAGGCCTCTGTTGTGGGCAAGATCAACAAAG TACTGGTGCGGTATCAGCGGGAAGATGGCAAAGTTCATGCAGTGAATCTACAGCAAGCAGGCCTGGCTGACGGACGCACACACACAGCTCTCCTCCGGCTCCGAGGACCATCCCGACCCAGCCCTGGCTTGCAGCTCTATGTGGACTGCAAACTGGGTGACCAACATGCTGGTCTTCCAGCACTGGCCCCCATTCCTCCAGCAGAGGTCAATGGGCTGGAGATTAGGACTGGACAGAAGGCTTATCTGAGGATGCAG GGCTTTGTGGAATCCATGAAAATTATTCTGGGCGGGTCGATGGCCCGAGTAGGAGCCCTAAGTGAGTGTCCATTCCAAGGGGATGAGTCCATCCACAATGCAG TGACCAATGCACTGCAATCCATTCTAG CTTCAGTTTCCCCTTACTGCAATTTGAATGATGACCCCCGAGTGGCTGACTGTGCCCACCTCCCAGGCTTCCACGAGCAGCGTTCTCACTGCAGCCCCAATCCCTGCTTCCGAGGCGTGGACTGCATGGAAGTGTACGAGTACCCGGGCTACCGCTGTGGGCCCTGTCCCCCCGGCCTGCAGGGCAACGGCACCCACTGCGATGACATCAACGAG TGTGCTCATGCTGACCCCTGTTTCCCGGGCTCCAATTGCATCAACACCATGCCTGGTTTCCACTGTGAGGCCTGTCCTAGAGGATACAAGGGCACCCGGGTGTCTGGTGTAGGCATCGACTATGCCCGGGCCAGCAAACAG GTCTGCAATGACATTGATGAATGCAATGATGGTAACAATGGTGGCTGTGACCCAAACTCCATCTGCACCAACACTGTG GGATCTTTCAAATGTGGTCCCTGCCGCCTGGGTTTCCTGGGCAACCAGAGTCAAGGTTGCCTCCCAGCAAGGACCTGCCATAGCCCAGCCCACAGCCCCTGTCACGTCCATGCTCACTGTCTTTTTGAACGCAACGGTGCAGTGTCCTGCCAG TGTAATGTGGGCTGGGCAGGGAACGGGAATGTGTGTGGACCTGACACGGACATTGATGGCTACCCGGACCAGGCACTTCCCTGCATGGACAACAACAAACATTGCAAGCAG GACAATTGCCTTTTGACACCCAACTCTGGGCAGGAAGATGCTGACAATGATGGTGTGGGGGACCAGTGTGATGATGATGCTGACGGGGACGGGATCAAGAACGTTGAG GACAACTGCCGACTGTTCCCCAACAAGGATCAGCAAAACTCAGATACAGATTCATTTGGTGATGCCTGTGACAACTGCCCCAATGTTCCCAACAATGACCAGAAGGACACAGATGGCAATGGAGAAGGAGATGCCTGTGACAACGACGTGGATGGGGATG GTATCCCCAATGGATTAGACAATTGTCCTAAAGTACCCAACCCATTACAGACTGACAGGGATGAGGATGGAGTGGGGGATGCTTGTGATAGCTGCCCTGAAATGAGCAATCCTACCCAG ACAGATGCAGACAGCGACCTCGTGGGGGATGTCTGTGACACCAATGAAGACAG TGATGGGGATGGGCATCAGGATACCAAGGACAACTGCCCACAACTGCCGAACAGCTCCCAGCTGGACTCAGACAATGATGGACTTGGAGATGAATGTGATGGAGATGATGACAACGATGGTGTCCCAGATTATGTGCCACCTGGTCCTGATAACTGTCGCCTGGTACCCAATCCCAATCAGAAGGACTCAGATG GCAATGGCATTGGTGATGTGTGTGAGGATGACTTTGACAACGATGCGGTGGTTGATCCTCTGGACGTGTGTCCTGAAAGTGCAGAGGTAACCCTCACGGATTTTCGAGCCTATCAGACCGTCGTCCTGGACCCTGAGGGTGATGCTCAGATTGACCCAAACTGGGTCGTGCTCAATCAG GGCATGGAAATCGTTCAGACCATGAACAGTGACCCTGGCCTGGCAGTTG gatACACAGCCTTCAATGGTGTGGACTTTGAAGGCACCTTCCACGTGAACACAGTAACTGATGATGACTACGCAGGCTTTCTCTTCAGTTACCAGGATAGTGGCCGCTTTTATGTGGTCATGTGGAAGCAAACGGAACAGACCTACTGGCAAGCCACACCTTTCCGGGCTGTtgcccagcctgggctgcagctCAAG GCAGTGACATCAGTGTCTGGCCCAGGTGAGCACCTTCGGAATGCTTTGTGGCATACTGGCCACACCCCTGATCAGGTACGACTGCTGTGGACTGATCCACGAAATGTAGGTTGGCGTGACAAGACCTCTTATCGTTGGCAGCTGCTTCACCGGCCCCAAGTTGGCTACATTCG